Below is a window of Gloeocapsa sp. DLM2.Bin57 DNA.
TGTGTCGCGAATTTTTTGAGCAAAATAACAGTGATTAAGCATAATTACATCTACTTCTCTACCTAAATAGTCTTGCAGGAGACTAATAACGGTAAAATAATCTTCAGGGTTAATTTGCACAACAGCGATGTCTATATCTGATTGTTCGTGAAAGTGACCAGAACGTAAAATAGAGCCAAAAATATAAGCTTGTTCAATACCATAACTAGCACTAAATTTATTCAACCATTCTTGGACTTTATTTAATAGTAATACTCTTTGTTGTTCTAGACAAGAAGAGCGATCGCGTAAAATTTCATCTAACTTAGTAGTAGAAAATGCTTTTTTTTGTTCCATTTGTAATAATATTAAAGAAAAAACTATGGAAAGTATCAAATCATTAGCCAGGAATGTACTTAGTGAGCAACAACGTTCGATAATTTGGGAATGGCGTCAACAATATCGACGCTCTCTGAAAGAATATCATAGACAGTGGCAAAGTTTCTGGCAAAGTATTAAATATCGAGGTAATAACTATACTTGTCCTTGTTGTGGTGGGAATTTTCGTGAATTTCTTCCCTATATTAGCTTAATAGGTATAAAATTATTATAGCCTAGAAAAAATAAAAGTCGTCCTGAAGGACGAGGCTTTTACCCATTTTTTGGTAAAGAAGAAAGACAACGTTATGGTCTTAGAGAAGATCATGATATTTATTATTGTACTAAAAATGTTGAAAACCTTCCTTTAAATTAAGTATTCTGGTGTAATTATTATTGCCACTATTGATTAATTTTACTTGATTTCCCTGAGTAATTCTGCCAATAATCTTGGAGGGTTTACCGAGGAATTGTTGTACTTTTTGAGCTGCTTTTTCAGGGAGACACAAGACTAACTCAAAATCTTCCCCACCGTATAAAGTCCAATTGAGAGCTTGACTAGGGAAATATTGCTCTAATATCGGTAGGATTGGTAATAACTGTAGGTCGATTTCTGCACCTACCCCACTACAGCGACAAATCTGTAAAATAGCATCGGCTAAACCATCGCTACTATCCATCGCTGTTATAGTAGTTTCGGGAAGAATGTCTCTAAGTGGTGGGATAACCTCTAGACGGGGGAGGGGTTGTTGATGTGCTTTTAGTAAATATTTTTTTGCTTCCGGGGGTAAGATGGTAGCTATTTCTGGATGTAAGAGACATTCTAAACCTGCCCGGGATGCTCCATGATAACCTGTGATGAGGATAACATCTCCTGGTTTGGCTTGAAAACGAGTAAAAGCGCGATCGCTTGCTACTTCTCCTAAAGCGGTGATAGCGACGGTATTAACCCGAGAAGCACAGATATCCCCACCAACTATCGGAGTATTGTACAAGCTTAAACAATCACTCATCCCCTGATATAATGCTTCTACCCAACTTACAGGGGTTTCCCCCTCTAGAGACAACCCGACGGTAATCCCTAGAGGAGAAGCTCCCATAGCTGCTAAATCTGATAGATTAGCGGTAACACTGCGCCAGCCTACCTGTGGTGCTGAGGTAGTGCGATCGCTAAAATGCACCCCATCTACCAAGACATCGGTAGTGACTACTAGAGATTTTCCTGGAGTTATGGTTAAAACTGCTGCGTCATCTCCCACTACTCCTGGTGGACAAAAACGCTGCAATTTGCTTAATAATCCTTGTTCTCCAATATCTCTAACCTTAGTCATTGGGTCGTACTAAGTTTTCTTTGCCTTTGATCACTTTAGCACTAATTATCTTATCTGCGGGTGTCAAATTTTCCAAGACTTTTTTACCATCGACGAGATAACCAAACACCGAATAACGTCCATCCATAAGGTTAAATCCAGGAGGGGTTAACTCAGTATCAAACTTAAAGAAGAATACTTGAGAAGATCCTCCATTGGGTTCATTTTCAGGACGTGCTAAAGCTAGGGTACCATAAGCGCTAAAGGGTAAAGCTAAATCAGCTAGATAAATTCCTGACTCTTCTAGAGTTACACCATAGGTAGGTAATTCATCTTCTTTGATGAGATATTCTAGGGGGATAGCGCGATATTTTCCTGTTTCTGGATCGATAAATCCTTCTTCTTTGCCTTCGGGTTTACCAAACTGTACCACGAAGTCACTAGGATTGCGCACAAAGTTTAAGCCATCGTAGAAACCTCTATCGACTAAATCAACGAAATTACCCGCGTTTACAGGAGCGCTATAACCATCTACTACCACGGTTAATAATCCTTGGGTGGTTTCTATCTCTATGGTAGCTCTTCCTTTGAGTTGTGGTAAATTGCTATATTCTGCAGGAACTTCAAAAGGGTAACCCTGTACCATCAATTCCTGTAAAGTCGTAATTTCATCGAGGATTACTCGTCTTTTTTCCCAAACTTGTTCTTTGTCTTTGGTTTTGGTTATGGTTTGTAACTCTGTGATTTGGTTGGTTATCTGGTCGATAAGTTCTTCTGCTTGGGGTTGTTTCCCTTCAGGTACACTAGCTAAGAGTAAGTCTTTACGTAAGCTAGTGACTAGATAAGCGTCTTTGAGGTTGCTTTGAATAGGTCCCCATCTCTTACTCCGCAAATATTTAGCTATTTCCTCGATATCTTTTTGTAGTCTTCTAACTTGGTTGTTATCAATAGGAAGAGCATATCTTAGTAAAGAGGTAGGATCTGTAATTGCGTCTCCTTGGGCTAACATACTGATTTGAATTGGTGCTGCTTGAGCAGGCATCACTAACAAAGTAAGCAAGTATATTGTTAAGAAAAGTATTTTCATTCAGGTTATTCTCCATCGTATTGACCCAATTTCTAGTATCCTTTAGAAAGGTTCAAAGTACAAAAAGACTTATAATAACTTTTAACCCACTCCCTCACACTTTATGTTTATCCAGCAAATCTGCTCAAAATTGCAGTTTTTGTCTTGGGTAGTTACTCTTAGTATCTCTACTCTCGTTGTTTTACCGAGCCAATGTTACTCAGAAACAACCGCTGAGATCAACACACAAACCGAGATTTTTTCTTACGATTTGTTAATAGCTGGTCAAGATATATCTACTAATATTTTGGTTCGGTCTTTATCCCAAGAAAAATCTAATCATAATCATTGGTTATTACCACTAGATAGGGTAGCCCAAGTCTTAAACCTGCAAGTTATTCCCGTTAATGAACAACAGCTAGAATTGCGATCGCCTGCTCAAGTTGTGCGTATTCCCACCCGAGAATTAGACTTAGATCCTCAATTAGGTTTGGTTGTTTCTCTCGCTAAACTTGAAGATTTATTAGCCATCAATAGTGAAGTTAATAACAATAGTCAAACTATTAATCTTACTCCCCAATGGTTAGCTTTGCGCACAGAAACTCTCGCTAGTCAAAGTGTTAATCTCCCTCCCTCCTCACCCCCAGAAATTGACGTTATTTCCCTTAATTCTCGGGATAATACTATCCTAGGTAAAGCTTTTGGCGGTGAGTGGTATGTTCGTACTTATCAACCCGATTTATTCAACCCTCGTTCTCTTTATATTCAGGATGCTAGATATACTTATCAGCATGATTCCGCTGATTATCTACTCGGGATACAACCTCAATCTTGGTTAGGACAATATCGCGGTAATTTTATCGGTTTTACCACTATCCAACGTTGGGGATTTAAACCTATTGCTAATGCTTCACCTTATTTAAATATACGTAATAGACTACAAGCTGACCAAGTAGGTAGAACTATTATGGGAACAACTACACCTGAAACAATAGTTAAACTGGTTAGAGTTAACTCTACTGAAGAAATAGCCTCTACTGTAACTAATAATAGGGGTGTTTATCGCTTCGATAATATACCCACTCAACCAGGACAAATTACTCAATATCAATTATTATTCTACCACCAAGATAACCCTGAACCTATAGAAGTCAAAACTATTACCCTTAACACCATGTCCCATCAATTACCTAGGGGTGCATCAGCATTACTTATATCTGGTGGTATAACTAAAGAAACTAATTTAGAACAAAGCTTGTTAGGTGGAATAGATGATTTACAAACAGAAATAGCTTATCGTTATGGTTTAACCGATGATTTAACTATTGCTGTTAATTTTGGTTATCACGAAACATGGCAAGGAGTAGGAGAATTACTCTATCAACCAACTAATTTTCCTCTACAAGTAACCTTATCTTTACTAAACTCTCCTAATATCGATGGGTTATATATGACTAGTCAAGTTAGGTTACAACCTGTTACTAATTTGATAGTAGATTTTAACAGCGATCGCCTGCGTCGGAATATTGCTTTTAATTGGCAAGCCTTACCTAGCTTTAATATAACAGTTCGTGGTAATAATCATGAAAATAGTTGGCACAATAGTTTACGTTTAGCCTATCAAAAAGATTCTCTGGCTACTATCCTTACCTTAGACTTAAATCAACAACAAGAGATTAGCTGGAGTGTTACTTCTCGTTTAGGTCATTTGCAATTGAGTTACGCAGAATCACCTAATCGTCAACAAACAGAACTAAGTTATAATCTATTTCAATTAGCTAACGCAGGTCATGGTTATTGGTTATTTGTTCACTATGAAGCTTATCAATTCCTAGACAATGATCACCATTTAACTACCATAGGTTGGCGTTATCGTTCCATCCCTGAAGCTGATACCCAAGGTTTTTGGGAGATTAGTTGTGGTTATCGTGTAGGGAATCTCGGTAGTGGGGCAATTTTTACCCTCGCTAGAGAATTTGTCCCAGGATTACGGTTACAACTAGACTATAAAACGGTCTCAACTCTTACTAATGAAGGAAGTTTTAGTATCAAAATAGTACCTAGTTTTAATATTTTTACCAATTCACGACAATGGGAATTTTAGCAAAGTTAAAAAAGTATAAAATTAACCAGCCCATAGACCAAAATGTGAGAGATTAGCAGACAAGAATTTAAAATAACTCACAAGGATAAAAATTATGGGTTGGTTAAGTAGAATATTTCCCGGAAGCAAAAAACCAGCAAAACCCCCCGCGGTTAAACAAGCTAAAACAGAAGTAGGTGAAGCAATCCCACCAGAAAGAGTTGGATTAGACGGTGAATACGATCAAAGTGGATTAGCTAAAAGAGTTGTCCTAGCTTTTGATGATGATCCACAATTAGACGATTTAGAACGTCTCTGGGTAGCTCAAACAGGAACTACAGTAGTTCTTAAAGGGGAAGTACCCTCTCAAGACTATCTCAATAAAGCGATATCAATCGCTAAAGGTGTAGAAGGTGCAACAGCTGTAGATAGTTCCCAAGTAAAAGTAGGTTAAGAAAATGTCCACACTAATATTAGTGTGGATCGAAAACGATAAAATAGAAAATATTTGTCGCAAAAACTGAACCAAGAATGCAAAAACAGCGTCTGTTACTTTTTCTGATTCTGACTCTAGTCTTAGGGGCGATCGCCATCATCACCCAATTACCACCGCGGTTAGGATTAGACTTGAAAGGGGGGTCACAATTAACCATCCAAGCTTTACCTAATGAAGAAAACGAGGTTATCGACGCTTTTTCCCTAAATTCCCTGAAAACAGTCTTAGAAAAACGAGTCAATAATCTCGGTGCTGCTGAACCAGTGATTCAAACTGTAGGAGAAGATAAAATTCTGGTACAATTACCAGGAGTAAACGATCCCACAGAAGCAGAAAGGGTTTTAGGAGGAACTGCTAAATTAGAGTTTCGAGAACAGAAAAGGGATACGGACGCTCAATTACAAGTAGAACTACAAATAAGAAGTCAAACGGAATTACAATTAGAACTACTTAGACAAAGTCCCACCACAGCTGAACAACAAGCAGAAATCGCTAGATTAACCGAATCCCTACAAAACTCCAATCAAGCGTTATTAGAATTATTTGCATCAGTAGATTTAACTGGAGCTAGTTTAATTGATGCGCGTCCTCAACCTCTACCCAATGGCAATAATTGGGAAGTAGCGATCGTCTTTGACTCAGAAGGTGGAGACAAATTCGCCCAATTAACCAAAGAAATAGCCGGAACAGGTCGCACCCTCGGTATTTTCCTAGATGATGTCTTATTAAGCGCACCAAGAGTAGGTCCTGAATACGCAGCTACAGGTATCTCAGGCGGAAGAGCAGTAATTAGTGGTAATTTTAACTTAGACTCGGCTAACGATCTAGCAGTACAAATTAAAGGAGGAGCACTACCTTTCCCTGTAGAAGTAGTAGAAAATCGTACCGTAGGTGCAACTTTAGGACAAGATAGCATTAGACGGAGTATCTACGCAGGATTAGCAGGGTTAATAGGAGTGCTAATTTTTATGGTAGCTTATTATAGGTTGCCTGGGTTAATCGCTGATGTCTCTTTAATAGTCTATACTCTCTTAACTCTGGCTAGTTTTTCTCTAGTAAATGTTACTCTGACTCTACCAGGGATAGCGGGGTTTATCTTAAGTATTGGTATGGCTGTAGATGCCAATGTGTTGATTTTTGAACGCACTAGAGAAGAGTTACGTAAGGGAAAAACTCTCTATAAGTCGGTAGAATCAGGTTTTTATCGCGCTTTTTCCAGTATCTTAGATAGTAATGTGACCACTCTGATCGCTTGTTTTGCTCTATTCTGGTTAGGTTCAGGTTTAGTAAAAGGTTTTGCCCTCACTCTAGCGATTGGGGTATTAGTCAGTATGTTTACAGCTGTAACTTGCAGTCGTACTTTGTTATTATTTGTGGTCTTGGGAATGCCTAAAGTCAGACAAAACCCTAAACTATTTTGCCCTAATCTTACCGTTTCCCCTAAATCTTAACCATGAAAATAAGTGTAATTAAATATCAAAAGCTTTGGTGGGCAATTTCAGCAATGGCGATCGCCCTGAGTCTAGCTGCTATGTTTTTATCATGGCAACAAATAAACGCACCCCTACGTCCTGGATTAGATTTTATTGGGGGAACTCGTTTACAATTAGAGTTAAACTGTGAACTAGAAAATAATTGTCCTCAACCTATAGAA
It encodes the following:
- the secD gene encoding protein translocase subunit SecD; the encoded protein is MQKQRLLLFLILTLVLGAIAIITQLPPRLGLDLKGGSQLTIQALPNEENEVIDAFSLNSLKTVLEKRVNNLGAAEPVIQTVGEDKILVQLPGVNDPTEAERVLGGTAKLEFREQKRDTDAQLQVELQIRSQTELQLELLRQSPTTAEQQAEIARLTESLQNSNQALLELFASVDLTGASLIDARPQPLPNGNNWEVAIVFDSEGGDKFAQLTKEIAGTGRTLGIFLDDVLLSAPRVGPEYAATGISGGRAVISGNFNLDSANDLAVQIKGGALPFPVEVVENRTVGATLGQDSIRRSIYAGLAGLIGVLIFMVAYYRLPGLIADVSLIVYTLLTLASFSLVNVTLTLPGIAGFILSIGMAVDANVLIFERTREELRKGKTLYKSVESGFYRAFSSILDSNVTTLIACFALFWLGSGLVKGFALTLAIGVLVSMFTAVTCSRTLLLFVVLGMPKVRQNPKLFCPNLTVSPKS
- a CDS encoding thiamine-phosphate kinase, whose product is MTKVRDIGEQGLLSKLQRFCPPGVVGDDAAVLTITPGKSLVVTTDVLVDGVHFSDRTTSAPQVGWRSVTANLSDLAAMGASPLGITVGLSLEGETPVSWVEALYQGMSDCLSLYNTPIVGGDICASRVNTVAITALGEVASDRAFTRFQAKPGDVILITGYHGASRAGLECLLHPEIATILPPEAKKYLLKAHQQPLPRLEVIPPLRDILPETTITAMDSSDGLADAILQICRCSGVGAEIDLQLLPILPILEQYFPSQALNWTLYGGEDFELVLCLPEKAAQKVQQFLGKPSKIIGRITQGNQVKLINSGNNNYTRILNLKEGFQHF
- a CDS encoding BON domain-containing protein, which gives rise to MGWLSRIFPGSKKPAKPPAVKQAKTEVGEAIPPERVGLDGEYDQSGLAKRVVLAFDDDPQLDDLERLWVAQTGTTVVLKGEVPSQDYLNKAISIAKGVEGATAVDSSQVKVG
- a CDS encoding nucleotidyltransferase domain-containing protein; its protein translation is MEQKKAFSTTKLDEILRDRSSCLEQQRVLLLNKVQEWLNKFSASYGIEQAYIFGSILRSGHFHEQSDIDIAVVQINPEDYFTVISLLQDYLGREVDVIMLNHCYFAQKIRDTGLLWIKTP
- a CDS encoding peptidylprolyl isomerase — its product is MKILFLTIYLLTLLVMPAQAAPIQISMLAQGDAITDPTSLLRYALPIDNNQVRRLQKDIEEIAKYLRSKRWGPIQSNLKDAYLVTSLRKDLLLASVPEGKQPQAEELIDQITNQITELQTITKTKDKEQVWEKRRVILDEITTLQELMVQGYPFEVPAEYSNLPQLKGRATIEIETTQGLLTVVVDGYSAPVNAGNFVDLVDRGFYDGLNFVRNPSDFVVQFGKPEGKEEGFIDPETGKYRAIPLEYLIKEDELPTYGVTLEESGIYLADLALPFSAYGTLALARPENEPNGGSSQVFFFKFDTELTPPGFNLMDGRYSVFGYLVDGKKVLENLTPADKIISAKVIKGKENLVRPND